GCCGACGCCCTCCCAGCCCACGTACAGGCCCAGGTAGTTGTCGGCCAACACCAGCAGCAGCATCGCGGCCAGGAACAGGTTCAGGTAGGCGAAAAAACGTCTACGACCGGCGTCCGCTTGCATGTAGCCGACCGAGTAGAGGTGGATCAGCGACCCGACCCCGGTGATCAGCAGCACGAAACAGATGGACAGCTGGTCGAGCTGCAACCCGAAGTCGACGCGCAACTCACCGGCCGGTACCCAGGTGAACAGGGTCTGATGCACCGTCCGGTCCTTGGCCTCGCGGCCCAGCAGGTCGGTGAACAACACCAGTCCGACGACGAACGACGCTGCCGCGGCGGCCAACCCGAGCAGGTGACCCCACGCATCGGTGGCCCGGCCGCCGAGCAGCAGCACGACGGCGCCGGTCAGTGGCAGAGCGATCAGCAGCCAGGTCAGGTTGTCCACTAGTGCCTCAGCAGACTGGCCGCATCGACCGACGCCGACCGCCGGGCCCGGAAGATCGCCATGATGATGGCCAACCCGACCACCACCTCACAGGCGGCGACGACCATGGTGAAGAAGGCGACCACCTGCCCGTCGAGTTGGCCGTGCATCCGGGAGAACGTGACGAACGCCAGGTTCGCGGCGTTGAGCATCAGCTCGACGCACATGAACATGACGATGGCGTTGCGGCGCAGCAGGACTCCGGCGGCGCCGATGGTGAACAGCAGGGCGGACAGGAACAGGTAGTTCGCCGGGTTCACTCGCCCTCCTCCGGTATGTGGCCGCGGGGGATCAGAACGGAGCTGACCGAGGTACGCGCGGCGGTCCCGTCGGGCAGCCGGGCCGGCACATCGACGGCGTTGTGCCGGGCGTACACACCTGGATTGGGCATCGGGGTCGGGTGCCCGCCGGGGCCGAAGCGTTCGGCGGCCAGTTCGCGCTGGGACTTGCGCCGGTCGAACAGTTCCCGGTGCGCGAGCACCATCGCGCCCAGCGTCGCGGTGATCAGCAGTG
This region of Mycolicibacterium diernhoferi genomic DNA includes:
- the nuoK gene encoding NADH-quinone oxidoreductase subunit NuoK, encoding MNPANYLFLSALLFTIGAAGVLLRRNAIVMFMCVELMLNAANLAFVTFSRMHGQLDGQVVAFFTMVVAACEVVVGLAIIMAIFRARRSASVDAASLLRH